A segment of the Nitrospirota bacterium genome:
TGATATGCCGCCCCTCACGATACAAGGCATCCACCTGTTCGTGGCCCCGCGACTCCATTCGCATCGACCCGGTCAGTCCTCGAATGATTGACGCTCCGACGGGAGGGAGGAGTGAGAGCTTCACCCACGTCTCGATTCGCTTCATCCTGGGATTACGCATCAGGCACGTCCTGGAACTGCATGGCATGAAGCCGCTGGTATTGGCCTCCGTGGCGAAGCAGTTCGTCGTGGGTGCCGACTTCGACGATCGAGCCCTTGGCCAAGACCATGATCCGATCGGCCCGTTGAATCGTGGACAGCCGATGGGCGATCACGACGGTCGTCCGATTTTTCATCAAGTTGGTCAGCGCCAGCTGGACGACCCGCTCGGACTCGGTGTCCAAGGCCGACGTGGCCTCATCGAGAATGAGCAAGGGAGGGTCGCGTAAAATTGCGCGGGCGATGGCCAAACGCTGCCGTTCGCCGCCTGAAAGCTTCACCCCTTTTTCTCCTACCACCGTCTGATATCCCTGAGGAAGACGTTCGACGAAATCGTGGGCATAGGCCAACCGCGCCGCCTGCACAATCTCTTCATCGGTCGCATCCTGCCGCCCAAACGCAATATTGTTCCGAATGCTGTCGTCGAACAAGACCACATCTTGGGACACCATCCCCATCTGCGAACGCAGCGAGCGCAGGCTGTAGGACTGAATGTCGACTCCGTCGATGAGCACACGACCGGCAGTCGGTTCGTAAAAGCGCGGAATCAGATTGACCAGGGTCGTCTTTCCACTCCCACTGCTGCCGACAAGCGCCACCATCTCTCCGGCGCGAATCGTCAGGTTGATGTCATTCAGCGCCGGCACGGCCTGGCTCTCATACAGAAACGTCACGTCCTCAAACGTCACCGCCTGCGCCACACGCGGCAACTCCAACCGCCCCCGCTCCGCATCCTGCTCGGTCTGGAGGTCCAGCACGCTAAATACTCGTTCGGCTGCGGCCAAGGCCTGTTGAATGGAATTATTGGAACCGGACAACCGGCGAAGCGGGGTATAGGCCATGAACATCGCCGTGAGAAACGAGAAAAATTCCCCCGGCGTCATGGAGCCATTGATCACGAGAAAGCCGCCATACCAGATAATCGCCGCGACCCCCACCACACCGATCACTTCCATATGCGACGACCCGAGGGACGAGACTTGGATCGCCTTCATCGTCGTACTCAGGAAGGCGCGGTTGCTCAGTTGGAATCTCGTCTCCTCGGTCTCTTCCCGCCCATAGGCCTTCACCATGCGAATACCGGACAACGTTTCCTGAAGCGTCGAGGCCATATCCCCCATCCGCTCTTGCCCGCTGGCCGCCAGCGCCCGCAGCCGTTTCCCCATCCGCACCATCGTGAAGACGGCCAAGGGGATGACGATCACCGAGAGACCGGCCAGCCGCCAATTCTGATAGAAGATGACGCCCATCATGGCGAGAAACGTGAGGCCCTGCTGGAAAATATCCTTCAGAACGCCGGCCACCGCGTTGGCCATCAACGACACGTCGTTCACCACACGGGACACCAGCCGCCCCGACGTATTCACATCGTGGTAGGGAATGGGCAGCCGAATGAGCTTCCCGAACAACTCCTGCCGGATGTCGGTGATCACCTGATTCCCGACATAGTTCATGAGATAGTTTTGCCCGTAGTTGAAGGCGCTCTTCAACACCGACACGGTGAAGAGCGCAAGAGGAAGGACCAGCAGCAGGCTTTCGTTCTTATTGATGAAGATCTCGTCGAGGACCGGCTTGACGAGCCAGGCATAGGCGCCGGAGAAGGCCGCCACCAGCCCTGAACAGGCGAAGGCCGCACCCAAGCGAACCCGATAGGGCTTCAGATAACGAAACAGTCGTATCAAGCGATCTAGCGTCGACATTCAGACAATGCCACCTCTGCGGCTCGGCGGGAGGCGCCGGGCTCCCCTAATGATTGCCGAACCTGCCGCAACCCTTCTTTCATCTCACGATAGGCCGACGGATCGCGCAAGAGGTGGAGCACCTCCTGACACAACCGCTCGGCCGTCGCCTCATCCTGAATCAGTTCCGGAACGACCGATCGGCCTGCCACCAGATTGACGAGCCCGATCCACTTCACATTGATCAGCCAACGCGCCAGGCGATAGGTCACCGGCGTAGTCTTGTACAGCAACACCATGGGAGTCCCCACCACCGCCGCCTGCAGCGTGGCGGTTCCCGATGCGATAAACAACACATCGGATAGGGCCATCACCTCACTCGCCTGATCGTATGCGACTCGGACCGGCACAGGGCTCCGCTGTAACAGAGACTGAATCAGATGATCGTGAATTGAAGAGGCCTGCGCCAGGATAAATTGTATCCCCGGTTCTGCGGCATGCAGTTGCGCCGCCGCGTCGAGAAGCACCGGCAGCAGCATCTCGACTTCGCGCACTCGACTCCCCGGCAACAATCCAACGACGCGGGCCGACTCGTCCAGGCCGAACTTCCTGCGAAGCGCCGCACGATCGTACTGCGGCGCCACCGCATCAAGCAGCGGATGGCCGACGAACGTACAACGCACACCCGCCCGGCGATAGAGTTCCGGCTCGAACGGGAGAATGACGACGACATGATCGACCCGGCGCTGAATCCACTTCATACGACCGGGACGCCAGGCCCAAACCTGGGGCGCGATATAGTACATCACACGCCGGCCGGCGGCCTTGGCCACCCGGGCGAAATGAAAATTCAGCCCTGGATTATCGATCAGCACGACCAAATCCCAGGCCTCTGACTTCAGCACTCGCCGGATCGCCAACACGCGCTGGACCATGGCCCGAATGGCAGACAGGCCGATCAATCCCATCACATCTAGCTGCGGAACGCCCGGCACGAGGCTCACCCCTGCTGCGCGCATCGCCGCCCCACCAATGCCGACCAGCTCGGCCGTCGGGTCGAGCGCCATGATCGCTTTCGCTAAATGAGCCCCATGGAGGTCACCCGACGCTTCGCCTGTCACGATCAACATTCGCATAGCTTCACAGCCGAGACAAAGAAGACGCGCCGCCACCGTCTATCCCGTGAGCCCCTGCTTCATGACGAGCCGCAAAGGCCTCAATGGCCTGCAACACTTGATGTGCGGCCGCCACTGCCGCCGCGCCATCCTCACCGGACACCACCGGCCTCGTGCCTGTGCCGGCTGCGTGCAGAAACGATGCGAGTTGGAGCTTCAAAGGTTCTTCATCTCCACCCTGCAACTGTTCAACCTCGACGGTCGGCTTCTCTCCTGCCTTGGCGCTGCGGCGGGAGACCATGCCGAGACGAGTCTGAAAATCGATCGAGAGGT
Coding sequences within it:
- the lpxB gene encoding lipid-A-disaccharide synthase, producing MLIVTGEASGDLHGAHLAKAIMALDPTAELVGIGGAAMRAAGVSLVPGVPQLDVMGLIGLSAIRAMVQRVLAIRRVLKSEAWDLVVLIDNPGLNFHFARVAKAAGRRVMYYIAPQVWAWRPGRMKWIQRRVDHVVVILPFEPELYRRAGVRCTFVGHPLLDAVAPQYDRAALRRKFGLDESARVVGLLPGSRVREVEMLLPVLLDAAAQLHAAEPGIQFILAQASSIHDHLIQSLLQRSPVPVRVAYDQASEVMALSDVLFIASGTATLQAAVVGTPMVLLYKTTPVTYRLARWLINVKWIGLVNLVAGRSVVPELIQDEATAERLCQEVLHLLRDPSAYREMKEGLRQVRQSLGEPGASRRAAEVALSECRR
- the msbA gene encoding lipid A export permease/ATP-binding protein MsbA → MSTLDRLIRLFRYLKPYRVRLGAAFACSGLVAAFSGAYAWLVKPVLDEIFINKNESLLLVLPLALFTVSVLKSAFNYGQNYLMNYVGNQVITDIRQELFGKLIRLPIPYHDVNTSGRLVSRVVNDVSLMANAVAGVLKDIFQQGLTFLAMMGVIFYQNWRLAGLSVIVIPLAVFTMVRMGKRLRALAASGQERMGDMASTLQETLSGIRMVKAYGREETEETRFQLSNRAFLSTTMKAIQVSSLGSSHMEVIGVVGVAAIIWYGGFLVINGSMTPGEFFSFLTAMFMAYTPLRRLSGSNNSIQQALAAAERVFSVLDLQTEQDAERGRLELPRVAQAVTFEDVTFLYESQAVPALNDINLTIRAGEMVALVGSSGSGKTTLVNLIPRFYEPTAGRVLIDGVDIQSYSLRSLRSQMGMVSQDVVLFDDSIRNNIAFGRQDATDEEIVQAARLAYAHDFVERLPQGYQTVVGEKGVKLSGGERQRLAIARAILRDPPLLILDEATSALDTESERVVQLALTNLMKNRTTVVIAHRLSTIQRADRIMVLAKGSIVEVGTHDELLRHGGQYQRLHAMQFQDVPDA